The following are encoded together in the Ralstonia insidiosa genome:
- the pmbA gene encoding metalloprotease PmbA, with translation MSQTLDSKTDTVFAYRREQLEEMARDVLRVARELGATDAATEISEGQGLSVTVRKGEIETIEQNRDKIVGVTVMLGKKRGNASTSDFSPAALRSTVEAAYNIARFTADDDAAGLAEEELLEKHPQDLQLYHPWTIDAEAAVEIARAAEAAAFAVSPKIRNSDGSSISAQHSHFVLATSRGFMAGYPYSRHFISAAPIAGSGAHMQRDDWYSSKRSPEDLAAPEAIGKYAAERALARLSACRLTTRKCPVLFEAPLAAGLLGAFVQAVSGGALYRKSTFLLDTLGKEVFAPHVQIKEDPHVLGGMGSAPFDEEGVRTKRRDVVKNGVVEGYFLSTYSARKLGMQTTGNAGGSHNLTLFSDKTKPEDDFAGMLRRMGTGLLVTELMGQGVNYVTGDYSRGASGYWVENGVIQYPVEEITIAGNLGEMFRQIVAIGADALVRGTKETGSILIEQMTIAGE, from the coding sequence ATGTCTCAAACGCTCGATTCCAAGACTGACACTGTGTTTGCCTACCGCCGCGAACAGCTCGAAGAGATGGCCCGCGATGTGCTGCGCGTCGCGCGCGAACTCGGTGCCACCGATGCCGCGACGGAAATCTCCGAAGGCCAGGGCCTGTCGGTCACGGTGCGCAAGGGCGAGATCGAGACCATCGAACAAAACCGCGACAAGATCGTCGGCGTGACGGTCATGCTGGGCAAGAAGCGCGGCAACGCCAGCACGTCGGATTTCTCGCCGGCGGCGCTGCGCTCCACGGTTGAAGCCGCCTACAACATCGCGCGCTTTACCGCCGATGACGACGCTGCCGGCTTGGCCGAAGAAGAGTTGCTGGAAAAGCATCCGCAAGACCTGCAACTCTATCACCCGTGGACGATTGACGCCGAAGCCGCTGTCGAAATCGCCCGCGCTGCAGAAGCCGCCGCATTTGCCGTGAGCCCGAAGATCCGCAATAGCGATGGTTCGAGCATCTCGGCGCAGCATTCGCACTTCGTGCTGGCCACCTCGCGTGGTTTCATGGCGGGCTATCCGTATTCGCGCCACTTCATTTCGGCCGCGCCGATTGCCGGTTCGGGGGCGCATATGCAGCGTGACGACTGGTATTCGTCCAAGCGCTCGCCCGAGGATCTGGCTGCGCCGGAAGCGATCGGCAAGTACGCCGCGGAACGTGCGCTGGCACGTCTGTCTGCGTGTCGGCTGACCACGCGCAAGTGCCCGGTGCTGTTCGAGGCGCCGTTGGCGGCAGGCTTGCTGGGCGCGTTTGTGCAAGCGGTGTCGGGCGGTGCGCTGTATCGCAAATCGACGTTCCTGCTCGATACGCTGGGCAAGGAAGTTTTCGCGCCGCACGTGCAGATCAAGGAAGACCCGCATGTGTTGGGCGGCATGGGCAGTGCGCCGTTCGACGAAGAAGGCGTGCGCACGAAGCGCCGCGACGTCGTGAAGAACGGCGTGGTCGAGGGCTATTTCCTGTCGACGTATTCCGCGCGCAAGCTTGGCATGCAGACGACCGGCAACGCCGGCGGCTCGCACAACCTGACGTTGTTCTCCGACAAGACGAAGCCGGAAGACGACTTTGCCGGCATGCTGCGCCGCATGGGCACGGGCCTGCTGGTGACCGAACTGATGGGCCAGGGTGTGAACTACGTGACGGGCGATTATTCGCGCGGCGCATCGGGTTACTGGGTCGAGAACGGCGTGATCCAGTATCCGGTGGAAGAGATCACCATTGCCGGCAACCTGGGCGAGATGTTCCGCCAGATCGTGGCCATCGGCGCGGACGCGCTGGTACGCGGCACGAAGGAAACCGGCTCGATCCTGATCGAACAGATGACGATTGCGGGCGAGTAA
- a CDS encoding thymidylate synthase: MQPYLDLMRHVYEHGTDKADRTGTGTRSVFGHQMRFNLQDGFPLVTTKKVHIKSIVYELLWFLQGSTNVRWLQDNGVTIWDEWADADGELGPVYGSQWRSWPTPNGEHIDQIAELIAQIKRNPDSRRLIVSAWNVADIPRMKLPPCHAFFQFYVADGKLSCQLYQRSADIFLGVPFNIASYALLVHMVAQQTGLDVGDFVWTGGDCHLYNNHFEQVETQLAREPLPLPKLHIKRKPESIFDYQYEDFEIVGYQSHPAIKAPVAV; this comes from the coding sequence CTATGAACATGGCACCGACAAAGCCGACCGCACCGGCACCGGCACGCGCTCCGTGTTCGGGCACCAGATGCGCTTCAACCTGCAGGACGGCTTTCCGCTGGTGACCACCAAGAAGGTCCACATCAAGTCCATCGTCTATGAACTGCTGTGGTTCCTCCAGGGCTCGACCAACGTGCGCTGGCTGCAGGACAACGGCGTGACGATCTGGGACGAATGGGCCGATGCCGACGGCGAACTGGGCCCCGTCTATGGCTCCCAATGGCGCTCGTGGCCCACGCCCAACGGCGAACACATCGACCAGATTGCCGAGTTGATCGCGCAGATCAAACGCAACCCCGATTCGCGCCGGCTGATCGTCTCGGCCTGGAACGTGGCCGACATCCCGCGCATGAAGCTGCCGCCCTGCCACGCGTTCTTCCAGTTCTACGTGGCCGACGGCAAGCTGTCGTGCCAGCTCTACCAGCGCAGCGCCGACATCTTCCTCGGCGTGCCGTTCAACATCGCCAGCTACGCGCTGCTCGTGCACATGGTGGCGCAGCAGACCGGCCTGGATGTGGGCGACTTCGTCTGGACCGGCGGCGACTGCCACCTCTACAACAACCACTTCGAACAGGTGGAGACGCAACTCGCGCGCGAACCGCTGCCGCTGCCGAAGCTGCACATCAAGCGCAAGCCCGAGAGCATCTTCGATTACCAGTACGAAGACTTCGAGATCGTCGGCTACCAGAGCCACCCCGCAATCAAGGCACCCGTCGCCGTATGA
- a CDS encoding dihydrofolate reductase, which produces MTILTLIVARARNGVIGRNNTLPWRLPEDLAHFKRTTMGAPIVMGRKTYDSIGRPLPGRRNIVVTRNAKLELPGCEIAYSLEDAQRLCVGVEQIFLIGGAQLYADALPSADRLIVTEIDADFEGDAHFPAPDPKVWHEVARETHHSPAPNDFDYAFVTYERPPSDEQ; this is translated from the coding sequence ATGACCATCCTCACGCTGATCGTCGCCCGCGCCCGCAACGGCGTGATCGGCCGCAACAACACGCTGCCCTGGCGCCTGCCAGAAGACCTCGCGCACTTCAAGCGCACCACCATGGGCGCGCCCATCGTGATGGGCCGCAAGACATACGATTCGATCGGCCGACCGCTGCCGGGCCGGCGCAATATCGTCGTCACGCGCAATGCCAAGCTGGAGCTGCCGGGCTGCGAGATTGCGTACTCGCTGGAAGATGCACAGCGCCTGTGTGTGGGCGTCGAGCAGATCTTCCTGATCGGTGGCGCGCAGCTGTATGCAGATGCCTTGCCGAGCGCAGATCGCCTGATCGTCACCGAGATCGACGCAGATTTCGAAGGCGATGCGCACTTTCCGGCGCCGGACCCGAAGGTCTGGCACGAGGTTGCACGCGAGACGCACCACTCGCCCGCACCCAACGATTTCGACTACGCATTCGTCACATACGAACGACCGCCATCGGACGAGCAGTAA